TCTCGTCGATCGCGCGCCAGTCGTCCTCCGAGACCAGCACGGCATTGCCCCGCCGCCCGGTAATCGTCACCGGCTCACTCGACTCCGCGACCTCGTCCACCAGCCGATAGAGGTTCTGCCGCGCCTTCGTTGCGGGGATCGTCTTCACACGGGACATCGTACGCATTTCCGTACGCATCGTCAATTTCCACCGCTCGAGCGCTCCGACACCGCTGAATCCGTTCGCCGAGCGG
Above is a window of Thermoanaerobaculia bacterium DNA encoding:
- a CDS encoding type II toxin-antitoxin system Phd/YefM family antitoxin is translated as MKTIPATKARQNLYRLVDEVAESSEPVTITGRRGNAVLVSEDDWRAIDETLYLLSIPGMRDSIREGMAEPLSKAVKKLSW